A single window of Salvia splendens isolate huo1 chromosome 8, SspV2, whole genome shotgun sequence DNA harbors:
- the LOC121745800 gene encoding type I inositol polyphosphate 5-phosphatase 12-like, producing the protein MNDLPVDPDINALEAISNSPPRRKTLYYSQQLRTTTGGNQPPHHSNHPRNHSLDEIDILAAAASDDFYRYPITTGSSGGATDMMDYVGTADGANGFDDSQLLPNQPLPEFVGGAGGAGVYKAPIRAAMHPNRPPCLEIRPHPLRESQGGKSIKTIASTDTQLWAGQDSGVRVWKYSDTFDPGTFTGTAGRRLPRGDEETATFHESASTSQTLSLMVDEGSKLVWSGHKDGKVRSWKMDQQFSDGNAFKEGFSWQAHKTPVLSMTISFYGDIWTGTEGGVIRIWPWEALEKSLGLTQEERRMAALLVERSAIDLRAQVTVNGVCSISSSDVKYLLSDNVRAKVWAAGSQTFSLWNARTRELLKVFNIEGQIENRVDMPSQEQPVEDEVNVKLVSKGKKDKSQGFLQRSRNALIGAADAVRRVAKGAGALVEDMKKIEAMMIAPDGVIWTGCTNGVLILWDGNGSRVQDFTRHPAAVQSICSHGSRIWVGYATGHIQILDLEGNLVTGWVAHNEPIIKLVVGHGHLFSLATHGGIRGWNISSPGSTDSTLRKELSERSDMYTRRDKVTIMVGTWNVSQGRASQTALKSWLGSAVSDVDIVVVGLQEVEMGAGFLAMSAARETVGLEGSSVGQWWQDHIGKALDERSIFERVGSRQLAALLIAIWVRKTIRPHVGDLDVAAVACGLGRAIGNKGGVGLRLRVYDRLICFVNCHFAAHLEAVNKRNADFDHIFRTMTFTRSTPNNVAAGVSSANQALKNSNQTTSTSPEEARPDLAEADMIVFNGDFNYRLFGISYDETRDLVSQRSFDWLREKDQLRAEMKAGKVFQGMREAIVRFPPTYKFEIGKPGLGGYDSGEKKRIPAWCDRVLYRDNKAGMAKECSLDCPVIAYISQYDACMDVIESDHKPVRCKLCLDIAHVDKTIRRQEFAKILTTNEEIRSSIEALRFVPETVVSTNSIELQNQDTSNLKITNRSAAEFVFYKIVCVRLCTIKDDVKEPEYRPRGSFGFPRWLEVTPGAGLIRPDQVVDVSVHHEEFHKLEDLVDGVPQSWWAEDTRDKELILVVVVQGSCSTDVKTHHVTVRHRFNGNTIRIDAKTQEDNSHHKFIRQTST; encoded by the exons ATGAACGATCTCCCCGTAGATCCCGACATCAATGCGTTGGAGGCGATTTCCAACTCGCCGCCGCGCCGGAAAACCCTCTACTACAGCCAGCAGCTGCGCACCACGACCGGAGGCAACCAGCCCCCCCACCACTCCAACCACCCCCGCAACCACAGCCTCGACGAGATCGACAtcctcgccgccgccgcctccgacGATTTCTACCGCTACCCCATCACCACCGGAAGCTCTGGCGGCGCCACCGACATGATGGATTACGTCGGCACGGCGGATGGCGCCAACGGCTTCGATGACTCTCAGCTCCTCCCCAACCAGCCCCTGCCGGAGTTCGTCGGCGGCGCCGGCGGCGCCGGCGTCTACAAGGCCCCCATTCGAGCCGCGATGCACCCCAACCGCCCTCCCTGCCTCGAGATTCGGCCTCACCCTTTGCGGGAATCTCAG gGGGGAAAATCGATAAAGACGATTGCTAGCACAGACACACAGCTGTGGGCAGGGCAGGATTCTGGTGTGAGAGTGTGGAAGTATTCAGACACATTCGATCCGGGGACTTTCACGGGGACAGCAGGGCGGAGGCTGCCCAGGGGAGACGAGGAGACAGCCACGTTTCACGAGTCAGCTAGTACGTCTCAAACACTCTCCTTGATGGTTGATGAAGGGAGTAAGTTGGTTTGGAGCGGACACAAGGACGGTAAGGTCCGTTCGTGGAAGATGGATCAGCAGTTCAGCGATGGCAACGCCTTCAAGGAAGGCTTCTCTTGGCAAGCACATAAAACCCCAGTTCTTTCCATGACAATATCTTTTTATG GCGATATATGGACGGGCACAGAGGGCGGCGTGATAAGGATTTGGCCGTGGGAAGCTCTTGAGAAATCTCTTGGACTAACGCAGGAGGAAAGACGAATGGCTGCTCTGCTGGTGGAGAGATCGGCTATAGACTTGAGAGCGCAAGTCACAGTTAATGGCGTGTGCAGCATTTCATCTTCGGATGTGAAATATCTGTTATCCGACAATGTTAGAGCCAAGGTCTGGGCAGCCGGATCTCAAACGTTTTCACTATG GAACGCCCGGACAAGGGAGCTTCTGAAAGTATTCAACATAGAGGGTCAGATTGAGAATCGCGTAGACATGCCATCTCAAGAGCAGCCAGTTGAAGACGAGGTGAACGTGAAGTTAGTCTCCAAGGGGAAAAAGGACAAATCACAGGGCTTCCTGCAGAGGTCGCGCAATGCGCTGATAGGCGCTGCTGATGCTGTTCGTAGAGTAGCAAAGGGGGCGGGAGCGTTAGTGGAAGACATGAAGAAGATAGAAGCAATGATGATTGCTCCAGACGGTGTAATTTGGACGGGTTGCACGAATGGAGTACTAATCCTTTGGGACGGGAATGGGAGCCGTGTGCAGGATTTCACTCGGCACCCTGCTGCTGTGCAGAGCATCTGCTCTCATGGTTCGCGGATATGGGTTGGATACGCAACGGGGCACATCCAAATACTAGACCTCGAAGGAAACCTAGTAACCGGTTGGGTTGCGCACAACGAGCCCATTATAAAGCTAGTCGTAGGACACGGGCATCTCTTTAGTTTAGCCACACACGGTGGCATTCGGGGGTGGAACATATCATCTCCAGGGTCTACGGATAGCACGTTGCGGAAAGAACTATCGGAACGATCGGACATGTATACGAGGCGGGACAAAGTGACCATTATGGTTGGGACATGGAATGTAAGCCAAGGTAGAGCTTCTCAAACGGCCCTCAAGTCGTGGTTGGGATCTGCAGTCTCCGATGTTGATATTGTCGTTGTCGGGCTGCAAGAAGTGGAGATGGGCGCGGGTTTTCTTGCTATGTCTGCAGCAAGAGAGACA GTAGGACTAGAAGGGAGCTCTGTGGGACAATGGTGGCAAGATCATATCGGCAAGGCTTTGGATGAGAGATCCATCTTTGAACGTGTAGGCTCGAGGCAGTTGGCAGCCTTGCTCATTGCGATTTG GGTAAGAAAAACTATCCGGCCCCATGTCGGGGACTTGGATGTTGCTGCTGTTGCATGCGGTCTTGGCCGTGCAATAGGAAATAAG GGAGGTGTAGGATTGAGGTTGAGAGTGTATGACCGGCTAATCTGTTTCGTGAATTGTCATTTTGCTGCACATTTAGAAGCAGTAAACAAACGGAATGCTGATTTCGATCATATTTTCCGAACAATGACTTTCACTCGGTCTACGCCCAACAATGTTGCTG CCGGTGTTTCATCGGCTAATCAAGCGCTCAAAAACTCAAAT CAAACTACATCTACTAGTCCTGAAGAGGCAAGGCCTGATCTTGCTGAGGCTGATATGATCGTATTTAATGGCGATTTTAATTATCGCCTATTCGGCATAAGTTATGATGAGACTCGGGACTTGGTCTCTCAGCGAAGCTTTGATTGGCTTCGCGAGAAAGATCAGCTACGAGCAGAGATGAAGGCCGGTAAAGTTTTCCAAGGGATGCGCGAGGCCATCGTTAGGTTTCCTCCCACTTACAAGTTTGAGATAGGAAAACCGGGTTTAGGAG GGTATGACTCTGGTGAGAAGAAACGAATCCCGGCATGGTGCGACAGAGTTCTGTATCGCGATAACAAAGCAGGTATGGCGAAAGAATGCAGCTTAGATTGCCCCGTGATCGCCTACATATCACA GTACGACGCCTGTATGGATGTGATTGAGAGTGATCACAAGCCGGTTCGTTGCAAGCTCTGCCTCGACATTGCTCATGTTGATAAAACAATTAGGAGACAGGAGTTTGCAAAGATCCTCACGACCAACGAAGAGATAAGGTCGAGCATCGAGGCGCTTCGTTTCGTCCCCGAGACGGTAGTCAGCACGAACAGCATCGAGCTCCAGAACCAGGACACGTCCAACTTGAAAATCACCAATCGAAGTGCTGCAGAGTTCGTGTTTTACAAAATTGTGTGCGTGAGGCTATGCACCATCAAGGATGACGTAAAAGAGCCCGAGTACCGGCCACGCGGATCGTTCGGTTTCCCCCGTTGGCTCGAG GTGACACCGGGGGCGGGCCTGATTCGACCGGACCAAGTGGTGGACGTATCGGTGCATCACGAGGAGTTCCATAAGTTGGAGGATTTGGTTGATGGAGTTCCACAAAGCTGGTGGGCTGAAGACACCAGGGACAAGGAGCTGatcttggtggtggtggtgcaaGGGAGTTGCTCGACCGATGTTAAAACGCACCATGTCACTGTCCGACACCGCTTCAACGGGAACACGATTCGGATAGATGCCAAAACACAAGAAGACAACTCGCACCACAAATTCATCCGACAAACCTCAACTTGA
- the LOC121745802 gene encoding polygalacturonase-like: MPKLAVLSQTFFLVLNIATLLQICIAKSYNVGDFGAMADGKTDSSSALSKAWAAACSSDYESTVLVPQGMFLVNSVSLYGPCKKKVHLRLLGNIVAPSYQSLSNHQSWISFNNVDGLSFIGSGTIDAKGSSYWSCKKQQRGCPYGARSFSLQGCNNVLVNGLKSFDSEGVHISINQCNNITMQNLILTAPDDSPNTDGIHIGNSNFVSVLHSKIGTGDDCISIGPGTKNMWMDHIVCGPGHGISIGSIDGTPREEGVEDIEVKNSVFRNTDNGVRIKTWAKPSNATVMNVKFTNLVMKNVTNPIIIDQEYCPQSNCPKGVRT, translated from the exons ATGCCTAAGTTAGCCGTACTTTCTCAGACATTTTTTCTGGTCTTGAATATTGCAACATTGTTGCAAATATGCATTGCTAAGTCATACAACGTTGGTGATTTTGGGGCAATGGCCGATGGCAAGACCGACTCGTCATCGGCCTTGTCAAAGGCTTGGGCGGCTGCCTGCAGCTCAGACTATGAATCAACGGTTCTCGTTCCACAAGGAATGTTCCTGGTGAATTCGGTATCGTTGTATGGACCATGCAAGAAGAAAGTGCATCTGAGACTTTTAGGAAATATTGTTGCTCCAAGTTACCAATCATTGAGCAACCATCAATCATGGATATCATTCAATAATGTTGATGGGTTGTCATTTATTGGTAGTGGCACTATTGATGCCAAGGGGTCAAGTTATTGGTCATGTAAGAAGCAACAAAGAGGTTGCCCCTATGGAGCAAGG TCATTCTCTCTTCAAGGCTGCAACAACGTACTGGTTAACGGCTTGAAATCGTTCGACAGCGAGGGTGTCCACATTTCTATCAACCAATGCAACAACATCACCATGCAAAATTTGATATTAACTGCCCCGGATGATAGCCCTAACACCGATGGCATCCACATTGGGAATTCAAACTTTGTTAGTGTCCTCCACAGCAAGATTGGCACTGGAGACGACTGCATATCAATCGGCCCAGGCACTAAGAACATGTGGATGGACCATATTGTGTGCGGCCCCGGGCATGGCATTAG CATTGGAAGCATTGATGGAACGCCACGTGAAGAAGGAGTGGAAGACATTGAAGTTAAAAATTCAGTGTTTAGAAATACAGACAACGGTGTTCGGATCAAAACATGGGCGAAACCTAGCAATGCGACCGTTATGAATGTCAAGTTCACGAACTTGGTCATGAAAAATGTTACAAACCCTATAATTATAGATCAAGAGTATTGCCCTCAGAGCAATTGCCCAAAAGGCGTACGTACTTGA
- the LOC121745803 gene encoding uncharacterized mitochondrial protein AtMg00860-like, with protein MPRTTSPTSAKSLKFFATTEFFIKKSKCSFGVSTIDYLGHIIADGGLHTDPSKIAAISAWPTPTTVKQLRGFLGLTGYYRRFVKHYSIIVSPLIELLKKDGFVWSDGAKQSFEALKAAMCSTPVLRLPNFEVPFVVETDASDLGIGAVLLQDGHPLAYFSKKLGPR; from the coding sequence ATGCCGAGGACCACGTCTCCCACCTCCGCCAAGTCCTTGAAATTCTTTGCGACAACAGAGTTCTTCATCAAGAAGTCTAAGTGTTCATTTGGAGTTAGCACGATTGACTATTTGGGCCATATCATAGCGGACGGCGGCCTACATACTGACCCGTCTAAAATTGCAGCAATATCAGCTTGGCCCACACCGACCACGGTTAAGCAATTACGGGGCTTCCTCGGTCTTACAGGTTACTACCGCCGTTTTGTGAAACACTATTCGATCATCGTGTCTCCATTAATTGAATTGCTTAAGAAAGACGGCTTTGTTTGGTCCGACGGTGCCAAGCAAAGCTTCGAGGCATTAAAGGCCGCCATGTGCTCCACTCCAGTTCTTCGCCTACCTAACTTTGAGGTACCTTTTGTGGTTGAGACCGATGCCTCAGACCTTGGAATTGGCGCAGTATTATTGCAAGATGGCCACCCACTTGCTTATTTTAGCAAGAAACTAGGTCCACGATGA
- the LOC121745804 gene encoding cytochrome P450 71A1-like — MSLFLCIVLPIIFLYLLLHKTTKPTKARAPPGPPRLPFIGNLHQFLAAGNLPPYLWKLSKKHGPIIHLKLGSIPVVVVSSPKLAEQVLKTQDLSFCSRPKFLGQQKLSYSSVDIAFAPYGHYWREMRKITSVHLLSLKKIHAFRSIRDEEVSRMIARVSRICDGESEGVVNLSEMALSLGSNLICRIAFGRGYEYDESKQQRVGEMLREAQGVMASLSVSDFFPWLSWVDRLNGYADWVERTCKNLDEFYQEIIDDHLDPNRKKEKDMVDVLLQLEEEKSHSFDFNYKNIKALLMNILVGGTDTSASTTVWVMTALMKAPKIMKKLQEEIRNLEAKKGIIDEDDLPRLSYLKAVINETFRLHPPIPILMPRQAMQRCTLHGYQIEPKTVVYVNAWAVARDPRYWKHPDEFVPERFLNSTTTNIDPKSQDFGFLPFGAGRRMCPGSPMGLINVEVAVANLLYSFDWVMPKGSKLDEESHPGITVHKKIPLLLVPKRYSP; from the exons ATGTCACTATTTTTGTGCATAGTTCTTCCCATAATCTTTCTATACCTTCTTCTCCACAAAACCACAAAACCAACAAAAGCCAGAGCTCCCCCCGGCCCGCCACGCCTCCCGTTCATCGGGAACCTCCACCAATTCCTGGCGGCCGGCAACCTCCCACCATATTTGTGGAAACTCTCCAAGAAACACGGCCCCATAATCCACCTCAAACTCGGCTCCATCCCCGTCGTCGTCGTCTCTTCACCCAAACTAGCAGAACAAGTCCTGAAAACACAGGATTTATCATTCTGCAGCAGGCCTAAGTTTCTCGGGCAGCAGAAGCTCTCGTACAGCAGCGTGGACATCGCGTTCGCCCCCTACGGACATTACTGGAGGGAGATGAGGAAGATCACATCGGTTCATCTCCTCAGCCTCAAGAAGATCCATGCCTTTCGTTCCATCCGCGACGAGGAGGTGTCTCGTATGATCGCCAGGGTTTCGAGAATCTGCGACGGTGAGAGTGAAGGGGTTGTGAATTTGAGCGAGATGGCTCTCTCTCTAGGCAGCAATTTGATATGCAGAATCGCTTTTGGGAGAGGATATGAGTATGATGAATCGAAGCAACAAAGGGTTGGTGAGATGCTGAGAGAGGCTCAAGGTGTGATGGCGTCTCTATCGGTATCAGATTTCTTTCCTTGGTTGAGTTGGGTGGATAGGCTCAATGGATATGCAGATTGGGTGGAGAGGACTTGCAAGAATTTGGATGAGTTCTATCAAGAGATCATTGATGATCATCTTGATCCAAACAGGAAGAAGGAGAAGGATATGGTTGATGTATTGCTACAGCTTGAAGAGGAGAAGTCTCACTCTTTTGATTTCAACTACAAGAATATCAAAGCTCTGCTAAtg AATATATTAGTCGGAGGAACCGACACAAGTGCATCGACGACAGTTTGGGTGATGACGGCGTTGATGAAGGCGCCCAAGATCATGAAGAAACTCCAGGAAGAAATCCGCAATTTGGAGGCCAAAAAAGGGATAATAGACGAAGATGATCTGCCTCGACTTTCATATTTGAAAGCAGTCATAAACGAGACATTTCGATTGCATCCTCCGATTCCAATTCTTATGCCTAGGCAAGCGATGCAGAGATGCACTCTGCATGGCTACCAAATTGAGCCCAAAACAGTGGTTTATGTAAACGCGTGGGCAGTTGCAAGAGATCCCCGGTACTGGAAACATCCAGATGAGTTTGTGCCTGAGAGGTTcttaaatagtactactactaatattgaCCCGAAAAGCCAAGATTTCGGGTTCCTTCCATTCGGGGCGGGTCGGAGAATGTGTCCCGGGTCACCTATGGGACTTATAAATGTAGAGGTTGCGGTTGCTAATTTGCTCTACTCTTTTGATTGGGTAATGCCCAAAGGGAGCAAGCTTGATGAGGAATCTCATCCTGGTATTACAGTGCATAAGAAAATACCACTACTTCTTGTACCTAAAAGATATTCACCTTAG
- the LOC121745805 gene encoding fatty alcohol:caffeoyl-CoA acyltransferase-like — protein sequence MVMKSEDCDSARNSVTTPVNFPAVDKENLRERYLTGITGDAGVKEMRVTAVSAAAECSGGRDDNNAGGVKPVTSFKCGGFALGMSTNNILLDGVGAKFFLQNLASQAFNDGRPLPFPFPFPFPPCNNRRLLAARSPPNATFPHPEFIDLHLPIGEGSRPPSFDCPRDEELRYRIFKMNADDIAKLKKKAKDTTISSLAVAAAVIWRCKALSADTKPEKSDTSTLLTEIDVRNRVKPPLPQYDCGNTILPIRVSATFEEVESGPFSKVAENVSLGVKGITDEYVRSAFDWLEVHWWLPHGDYMVSSWLGLGFERVEYPWGKPLYSCPVVSHRKDIFWVFRDGVDGGIAAMVALPAEEMVRFEGLFHGFFA from the exons ATGGTGATGAAGAGTGAAGACTG TGATTCAGCCCGGAATTCGGTGACAACTCCGGTGAACTTTCCGGCAGTGGACAAAG AAAACTTGAGAGAAAGATATCTCACCGGGATTACGGGCGACGCCGGAGTGAAGGAAATGAGGGTGACGGCGGTGAGTGCAGCCGCCGAATGTAGTGGCGGCAGGGACGACAACAACGCCGGTGGCGTGAAACCG GTAACATCATTCAAATGCGGAGGTTTCGCATTAGGCATGTCGACAAATAACATCTTATTAGACGGCGTCGGCGCCAAATTTTTCTTACAAAACCTCGCCTCTCAAGCTTTTAACGACGGCAGACCCTTacccttccccttccccttccccttccccCCTTGCAACAACCGCCGCCTCCTCGCCGCTCGATCTCCACCCAACGCCACATTCCCGCATCCCGAATTCATCGACCTCCACCTCCCCATCGGTGAAGGCTCCCGCCCCCCGAGTTTCGACTGCCCCCGCGACGAGGAGCTCCGCTACCGAATCTTCAAAATGAACGCCGACGACATCGCCAAACTCAAGAAAAAGGCGAAAGACACCACTATCAGCAGTTTGGCGGTGGCTGCCGCCGTTATATGGCGGTGCAAAGCCTTATCTGCAGACACGAAACCAGAGAAAAGCGACACGTCCACCTTGCTCACCGAGATCGATGTGAGGAATAGGGTAAAGCCCCCGTTACCGCAGTATGACTGCGGTAACACGATTTTGCCAATTAGGGTTTCCGCCACGTTCGAGGAGGTTGAGAGTGGGCCCTTCTCGAAGGTGGCGGAAAACGTCTCCCTAGGAGTGAAGGGGATAACGGATGAGTATGTGAGGTCGGCGTTCGACTGGCTAGAGGTGCACTGGTGGCTCCCCCACGGGGACTATATGGTCAGCtcgtggctagggttagggtttgagCGGGTCGAGTACCCGTGGGGGAAGCCGCTTTACAGCTGCCCTGTCGTCAGCCATCGGAAGGATATTTTTTGGGTTTTTCGCGACGGCGTTGATGGTGGAATCGCCGCCATGGTAGCTTTACCGGCGGAGGAGATGGTGCGATTTGAGGGATTGTTTCATGGCTTCTTTGCATGA